The following coding sequences are from one Selenomonas sputigena ATCC 35185 window:
- a CDS encoding TAXI family TRAP transporter solute-binding subunit yields MHLGKLGRILSAAALLIFCALLLVGCGGSGSNKFINIATGGTAGTYYPIGGAMAEILNKAIPGMNASAQSTGATVANINMLKEGSVDLAIVQNDITYYAVNGTEMFKDKKVENLRGIAALYPETCQIVTLESTGIKSIADLKGKRVAVGAAGSGAEANARQILEAYGITYDDIDEQFLSFGEAASALKDGNVDAAFVTAGFPTAAVQDITSQNKVRLLPIEADKADALIAKYPFYTKTKIPAGTYAGFDEEVPGISVMAMLVATDKVDEKLGYDITKALFDNIEKLQAAHSAAKQITKESAKDGMSIELNAGAERYYKE; encoded by the coding sequence ATGCATTTGGGCAAACTAGGGAGAATCCTCTCAGCGGCGGCGCTCCTGATTTTTTGCGCATTGCTCCTCGTCGGCTGCGGCGGCTCGGGAAGCAACAAGTTCATCAACATCGCCACGGGCGGCACGGCGGGCACGTATTACCCGATCGGCGGCGCGATGGCGGAGATCCTGAACAAGGCGATTCCCGGTATGAATGCGAGTGCGCAGTCCACGGGAGCGACGGTCGCGAACATCAACATGCTGAAGGAAGGCTCGGTCGATCTCGCCATCGTGCAGAACGACATCACCTATTATGCCGTGAACGGCACGGAGATGTTCAAGGACAAGAAGGTCGAGAACCTGCGCGGCATCGCGGCGCTCTACCCCGAGACATGCCAGATCGTCACGCTTGAGTCGACGGGCATCAAGAGCATCGCCGACCTCAAGGGCAAGCGCGTCGCCGTCGGTGCGGCGGGCAGCGGTGCGGAGGCCAATGCGCGTCAGATTCTTGAGGCGTACGGCATCACGTATGATGATATCGATGAGCAGTTCCTGTCCTTCGGCGAGGCGGCGAGTGCCCTGAAGGACGGCAACGTCGACGCGGCTTTCGTCACGGCGGGATTCCCGACGGCGGCGGTGCAGGACATCACGTCGCAGAACAAGGTGCGTCTCCTGCCGATTGAGGCGGACAAGGCGGACGCCTTGATCGCAAAGTACCCGTTCTACACGAAGACGAAGATTCCGGCGGGCACCTATGCGGGCTTCGATGAAGAAGTCCCGGGAATCTCCGTCATGGCGATGCTCGTTGCGACGGACAAGGTGGACGAGAAGCTCGGCTACGACATCACGAAGGCGCTTTTCGACAATATCGAGAAGCTGCAGGCGGCGCATTCGGCGGCGAAGCAGATTACGAAGGAGAGCGCGAAGGACGGCATGTCCATTGAGTTGAATGCCGGTGCAGAGCGCTACTACAAGGAATAA